The following are encoded together in the Paludisphaera mucosa genome:
- a CDS encoding DUF1501 domain-containing protein, producing MTPSIITPRGMHRRHFLGHLAATTLGIPAAQFFANLRANAAVARKNQRSCIVLWMSGGPSHLDIWDLKPDSEKNGGPFKPIATSAPGVSISEHMPKTAKQMHHLNVLRSLDSKEGNHERGTYLMHTGYVPNPTVVHPGWGSTAAFEIGSRMEDFDLPHCVSINTPGQGAGFLGMSYTPFMVQNPNAPIANLAPPADVDDLRLDRRLQLLGRVETNFIKQRGAAPAVDHQAVYRKTIKMMNSKYKDIFKLDSESPEVREAYGKHSFGSGCLLARRLVEQGVTYVEVAMGGWDTHADNFDALSTRLLPELDQGMAALTADLASRGLLDTTMIVWMGEFGRTPRINQNAGRDHWPRSWSVVMGGGGMKSGQVVGSTDKDGVDVSDRPIGVMDMIATMTKTMGIGIDTQYTTPRGRPMKVVDGGKPIAELVG from the coding sequence ATGACGCCTTCGATCATCACCCCCCGAGGGATGCACCGTCGCCACTTCCTGGGGCACCTGGCCGCCACCACCCTGGGCATCCCGGCGGCCCAGTTCTTCGCGAACCTGCGGGCCAACGCGGCCGTGGCCAGGAAGAATCAGCGGAGCTGCATCGTCCTCTGGATGTCCGGCGGCCCCAGCCACCTCGACATCTGGGACCTCAAGCCCGACAGCGAGAAGAACGGCGGCCCGTTCAAGCCGATCGCGACCTCGGCGCCCGGGGTCTCGATCAGCGAGCACATGCCGAAGACCGCTAAGCAGATGCACCACCTGAACGTGCTCCGCTCGCTCGACTCCAAGGAGGGGAACCACGAGCGCGGGACGTATCTGATGCACACGGGATACGTCCCCAACCCGACCGTCGTCCACCCCGGCTGGGGCTCGACGGCGGCGTTCGAGATCGGCAGCCGGATGGAGGACTTCGACCTCCCGCACTGCGTCTCGATCAACACGCCGGGCCAGGGGGCCGGGTTCCTGGGGATGTCGTACACCCCGTTCATGGTCCAGAACCCCAACGCGCCGATCGCCAACCTCGCGCCCCCGGCGGACGTCGACGACCTGCGGCTGGACCGCCGGCTGCAGTTGCTCGGCCGAGTCGAGACGAATTTCATCAAGCAGCGCGGCGCGGCGCCGGCCGTCGACCACCAGGCCGTCTATCGCAAGACGATCAAGATGATGAACTCGAAGTACAAGGACATCTTCAAGCTCGACTCCGAGTCGCCCGAGGTGCGCGAGGCCTACGGCAAGCACTCGTTCGGCTCGGGCTGCCTGCTGGCCCGGCGGCTCGTCGAGCAGGGGGTGACCTACGTCGAGGTGGCGATGGGCGGCTGGGACACCCACGCCGACAACTTCGACGCTCTCTCCACCCGCCTGCTCCCCGAGCTGGACCAGGGGATGGCCGCCCTGACCGCCGACCTGGCGAGCCGCGGCCTGCTCGACACGACGATGATCGTCTGGATGGGCGAGTTCGGCCGGACGCCGCGCATCAACCAGAACGCCGGCCGCGACCACTGGCCGCGGAGTTGGTCGGTGGTGATGGGGGGCGGCGGCATGAAGTCGGGCCAGGTGGTCGGCTCGACCGACAAGGACGGGGTCGACGTCTCCGACCGGCCGATCGGCGTCATGGACATGATCGCCACGATGACCAAGACCATGGGCATCGGGATCGACACCCAATACACGACCCCGCGGGGCCGGCCGATGAAGGTGGTCGACGGCGGCAAGCCGATCGCCGAACTGGTGGGCTGA
- a CDS encoding DUF1549 domain-containing protein — protein sequence MPQRDGRVDAPAIRAPWRSIVAAAGLVAVLVVAARGRAGDEPAEKSLGANKAAPAANALDPLLRQAWKDAGLKPATVAGDAEFLRRAYLDILGRIPTVAEAREFLNAKAADKRARLVDLLLEHVDYPKNFATEWTNLLIGRGRQERNVDRAALTAWLRKQFSADRPWNEVVYDLVTASGSNKENGAVNYTLAHLETEAVPLTSRTTRLFLGQQLQCVQCHDHPQNDWKQADFWGINAFFRGLKTEEKRMAGADGLEKVDHVELTDVPTEAFARFDRRNGMMGVAFPKFIDGRKVDKPGKAVRRVELAKLITDPEGDMLPRAMVNRTWAHFMGKGFVNPVDDIGPHNTPVLPEVFDKLTEEFREGGCDVKQLIRWITSSAAYQASSVRPGKAKAEDDQFSVMMLRPMSPEQLFDSLLTATAAHRTGGGRNDDKREGWMRQFLFTFGNDEGDEATSFQGTIPQSLMMMNGELMRDALSGKPGSFLSDAVEQAGRQHRSPAGFMVDQLYMAALSRHPSNAESTPAVAYLESSPDAMSFLQDLFWALLNSNEFILIH from the coding sequence ATGCCCCAGCGTGATGGAAGGGTCGACGCCCCAGCCATTCGTGCCCCCTGGCGCTCGATCGTCGCGGCCGCGGGCCTCGTGGCCGTCCTGGTCGTCGCGGCGCGCGGCCGCGCGGGCGACGAGCCGGCGGAGAAGTCGCTCGGCGCGAACAAGGCGGCCCCGGCGGCGAACGCCCTCGACCCCCTGCTGCGGCAGGCCTGGAAGGACGCCGGCCTCAAGCCGGCGACGGTCGCCGGCGACGCCGAGTTCCTCCGGCGCGCCTATCTCGACATCCTGGGCCGGATCCCGACCGTCGCCGAGGCCCGCGAGTTTCTGAACGCCAAGGCCGCCGACAAGCGGGCCCGGCTGGTGGACCTGCTCCTGGAGCACGTCGACTACCCCAAGAACTTCGCGACCGAGTGGACGAACCTCCTGATCGGCCGCGGCCGGCAGGAGCGGAACGTCGACCGCGCCGCGCTGACGGCGTGGCTCCGCAAGCAGTTTTCCGCCGACCGGCCCTGGAATGAGGTCGTCTACGACCTGGTGACGGCGAGCGGCTCGAACAAGGAGAACGGCGCGGTCAACTACACGCTCGCCCACCTGGAGACCGAGGCCGTGCCGCTGACCTCGCGCACGACCCGGCTCTTCCTGGGCCAGCAGCTGCAGTGCGTCCAATGCCACGACCATCCCCAGAACGACTGGAAGCAGGCCGACTTCTGGGGGATCAACGCCTTCTTCCGCGGCCTCAAGACTGAGGAGAAGCGGATGGCCGGCGCCGACGGCCTGGAGAAGGTCGACCACGTCGAGCTGACGGACGTCCCGACCGAGGCCTTCGCCCGCTTCGACCGCCGCAACGGCATGATGGGCGTCGCCTTCCCGAAGTTCATCGACGGCCGCAAGGTCGACAAGCCCGGGAAGGCCGTCCGCCGCGTCGAGCTGGCCAAGCTGATCACCGACCCCGAAGGCGACATGCTCCCCCGGGCGATGGTCAACCGGACCTGGGCGCATTTCATGGGCAAGGGTTTCGTCAACCCGGTCGACGACATCGGCCCCCACAACACGCCCGTGCTGCCCGAGGTCTTCGACAAGCTGACCGAGGAGTTCCGCGAGGGGGGCTGCGACGTCAAGCAGCTCATCCGCTGGATCACCTCGTCGGCCGCGTACCAGGCGTCGAGCGTCCGGCCCGGCAAGGCGAAGGCCGAGGACGACCAGTTCAGCGTCATGATGCTCCGGCCGATGTCTCCCGAGCAGCTCTTCGACTCGCTGTTGACGGCGACGGCCGCCCACCGCACCGGGGGCGGGCGCAACGACGACAAGCGCGAGGGCTGGATGCGTCAATTCCTCTTCACGTTCGGCAACGACGAGGGGGACGAGGCGACGAGCTTCCAGGGGACCATTCCCCAGTCGCTCATGATGATGAACGGCGAGCTGATGCGTGACGCCCTCTCCGGCAAGCCGGGCAGCTTTTTGTCCGACGCCGTCGAGCAGGCCGGCCGCCAGCACCGGTCGCCGGCCGGGTTCATGGTCGACCAGCTCTACATGGCCGCGCTGAGCCGGCACCCGTCGAACGCCGAGTCGACGCCGGCCGTCGCCTACCTGGAGTCGTCCCCCGACGCGATGTCGTTCCTCCAGGACCTCTTCTGGGCGCTCCTCAATTCCAACGAGTTCATCCTCATCCACTGA